In uncultured Bacteroides sp., the following proteins share a genomic window:
- the gpmI gene encoding 2,3-bisphosphoglycerate-independent phosphoglycerate mutase translates to MSKKALLMILDGWGIGNQSNADVIFNTPTPYWDYLVKTYPNSRLEASGENVGLPDGQMGNSEVGHLNIGAGRVVYQDLVKINKACRENTIMQNPEVVAAFTYAKENGKSVHLMGLTSDGGVHSSLDHLFKLTEIAKEYAIENTFIHCFMDGRDTDPRSGKGFIVQLDAQCKKTTAKIATIIGRYYAMDRDKRWERVKEAYDLLVNATGKKADCMVSAMQESYDADVTDEFIKPIVNAGVDGRIKEGDVVIFFNYRNDRAKELTAVLTQQDMPEAGMKTVPGLQYYCMTPYDSSFKGVHILFDKDNVQNTLGEYLSSQKKTQLHIAETEKYAHVTFFFNGGRETPFEGEERVLINSPKVATYDLKPEMSAYEVKDALVAEINKNKFDFIVVNYANGDMVGHTGVYEAIQKAVTAVDNCVKETIEAAKANGYEAIIIADHGNADNAVNEDGSANTAHSLNPVPCIYVTENKDAQVSDGRLADVAPTILNIIGLDAPKEMTGSVLIK, encoded by the coding sequence ATGAGCAAGAAAGCCCTTTTAATGATTCTTGATGGTTGGGGAATTGGAAACCAATCAAATGCAGATGTTATCTTTAACACTCCCACTCCTTACTGGGATTATTTAGTAAAAACATACCCAAACTCTCGCCTGGAAGCTAGTGGTGAGAACGTTGGATTGCCCGACGGACAGATGGGTAACTCTGAAGTGGGTCACTTAAATATTGGCGCAGGACGCGTTGTTTACCAGGATTTGGTAAAAATCAACAAGGCTTGCCGTGAAAATACAATTATGCAGAATCCTGAAGTGGTTGCTGCTTTTACTTATGCAAAGGAGAACGGTAAGTCTGTTCACCTTATGGGGCTGACTTCAGACGGTGGTGTGCACAGTTCTCTTGATCACCTTTTCAAATTGACTGAAATAGCAAAAGAATATGCTATTGAAAATACATTTATCCACTGTTTCATGGATGGTCGTGATACTGACCCAAGAAGTGGTAAAGGTTTTATTGTACAACTGGATGCTCAATGCAAGAAGACTACAGCTAAGATTGCTACAATCATTGGCCGTTATTATGCAATGGACCGCGACAAACGTTGGGAACGTGTGAAAGAGGCTTATGATTTGTTGGTTAACGCAACAGGTAAGAAGGCTGATTGCATGGTTTCTGCTATGCAGGAATCTTACGATGCTGACGTTACTGACGAGTTCATCAAACCAATCGTTAATGCTGGCGTTGACGGAAGAATCAAGGAAGGTGATGTAGTTATCTTCTTCAACTACCGTAATGACCGTGCTAAGGAACTTACTGCAGTGCTTACTCAACAGGATATGCCTGAAGCTGGAATGAAGACTGTACCAGGATTGCAATATTATTGTATGACTCCTTATGATTCTTCTTTCAAGGGTGTTCATATCTTGTTCGACAAGGACAACGTTCAGAATACTTTGGGTGAATATCTTTCTTCTCAGAAGAAGACTCAGCTTCACATTGCTGAAACTGAGAAATATGCTCACGTTACTTTCTTCTTTAATGGTGGACGCGAAACTCCGTTTGAAGGTGAAGAGCGTGTATTGATTAACTCTCCGAAAGTGGCTACTTACGACTTGAAACCGGAAATGAGCGCTTACGAGGTGAAAGATGCTTTGGTTGCCGAAATTAACAAGAATAAATTCGATTTTATCGTAGTTAACTACGCTAACGGTGATATGGTAGGTCACACTGGTGTTTACGAAGCTATCCAGAAAGCTGTTACTGCTGTAGATAATTGCGTGAAAGAAACTATTGAAGCTGCTAAGGCTAACGGTTACGAAGCAATTATCATTGCCGACCACGGTAATGCTGACAACGCTGTAAACGAAGATGGTTCTGCCAATACTGCTCACTCTTTGAATCCTGTTCCATGTATCTATGTTACAGAAAACAAAGATGCGCAAGTATCTGATGGTCGTTTGGCTGATGTTGCTCCAACTATCCTGAATATCATTGGATTGGATGCACCAAAAGAAATGACTGGTAGCGTACTTATTAAATAA